A genome region from Schistocerca nitens isolate TAMUIC-IGC-003100 chromosome 4, iqSchNite1.1, whole genome shotgun sequence includes the following:
- the LOC126251462 gene encoding balbiani ring protein 3-like isoform X4, translating into MAGNVLLAVLSVAALLTSAHGTNLSLNKQVKGNYPACSVPSGPFVNPTDCTTYYQCIGDGIVLVRPCPSGLHFNRKTAQCDYPENAKCEVSSSSDGAGTSANNETPSGSSSLPECPYPADPNVVVHFPNPEDCSSFYKCGLDGKPVLIPCPAGLEWNDEADACDYPESAGCSVSSGGSGSGGKPAGNSNTPPPECPFPADPVNVVQFPNPDNCSTFYKCSLEGEPVLIACPEGLEYNAEAQVCDYPASAGCSVSSGKSGSASKLTRRSNTPPPECPFPADPENVVQFPNPDDCSTFYKCDLDGTAVLQDCPAGLEYNAETQVCDYPASAGCSVSSGNSGSASKPAGTSNTPPPECPYPADPNVVVHFPNPDDCSSFYKCGLDGIPVLIPCPDGLEWNDEADYCDYPESAGCSVSSGNSGSVGIPAGNSKTPPPECPSPADPENVVQFPNPDDCSTFYKCDLDGTAVLQDCPPGLEYNAETQVCDYPASAGCSVSSGKSDSASKLTRSNTPPPECPFPADPVNVVQFPNPDNCSTFYKCSLDGEPVLIACPEGLEYNAEAQVCDYPASAGCSVSSGNSGSASKPAGTSNTPPPECPYPADPNVVVHFPNPDDCSSFYKCGLDGIPVLIPCPDGLEWNDEADYCDYPESAGCSVSSGNSGSVGIPAGNSKTPPPECPSPADPENVVQFPNPDDCSTFYKCDLDGTAVLQDCPPGLEYNAEAQVCDYPASAGCSVAKK; encoded by the exons GAAATGTGCTGCTCGCCGTGCTGTCCGTCGCTGCGCTGCTGACGTCCGCTCATGGGACGAACCTCTCGCTTAACAAGCAA GTGAAGGGCAACTATCCGGCTTGTTCAGTCCCGTCTGGTCCCTTCGTAAACCCTACCGACTGCACAACGTACTACCAATGCATTGGGGATGGCATCGTCTTAGTGCGGCCCTGCCCATCTGGACTCCACTTCAACCGCAAAACCGCCCAGTGCGATTACCCAGAGAATGCTAAGTGTGAAGTATCCTCTTCTTCTGACGGAGCGGGCACATCAGCCAACAATGAGACACCCAGTGGCTCTTCTTCTTTACCTGAATGTCCTTACCCTGCTGATCCAAATGTTGTTGTCCATTTTCCCAATCCTGAGGACTGCAGCAGCTTCTATAAGTGTGGTCTCGATGGAAAACCGGTGTTGATACCCTGCCCAGCAGGTCTCGAGTGGAATGACGAAGCAGACGCCTGCGACTACCCCGAATCTGCCGGCTGCAGCGTCTCTTCTGGTGGCAGTGGCAGTGGGGGCAAACCAGCCGGTAACTCTAATACTCCTCCACCTGAATGTCCCTTTCCCGCCGATCCAGTGAATGTTGTACAGTTTCCCAACCCTGACAACTGCAGCACCTTCTACAAGTGTAGCCTCGAAGGAGAACCTGTCCTGATTGCGTGTCCAGAAGGTCTAGAATACAATGCTGAGGCTCAGGTGTGTGACTACCCTGCGTCTGCTGGCTGCAGCGTCTCTTCTGGTAAAAGTGGCAGCGCAAGCAAACTAACAAGAAGGTCAAATACTCCGCCACCTGAATGCCCCTTCCCCGCCGATCCAGAGaatgtcgtgcagtttccaaacccTGATGACTGCAGTACCTTCTACAAGTGCGACCTCGATGGAACTGCAGTGCTGCAAGATTGCCCAGCTGGCCTCGAATACAATGCTGAGACTCAG GTGTGTGACTACCCTGCATCTGCTGGCTGCAGCGTCTCTTCTGGTAACAGTGGCAGCGCAAGCAAACCAGCTGGGACATCAAACACTCCTCCACCTGAATGTCCCTACCCTGCTGACCCTAATGTTGTAGTCCATTTCCCCAACCCCGATGATTGTAGCTCCTTCTACAAGTGCGGCCTCGATGGAATACCTGTGCTGATCCCCTGCCCAGATGGCCTCGAGTGGAATGACGAAGCAGATTATTGTGACTACCCCGAATCTGCTGGCTGCAGCGTCTCTTCTGGTAACAGTGGTAGTGTGGGCATACCAGCCGGAAACTCGAAGACTCCGCCACCTGAATGTCCCTCTCCCGCCGACCCAGAAaatgtcgtgcagtttccaaacccTGATGACTGCAGTACCTTCTACAAGTGCGACCTCGATGGAACTGCAGTGCTGCAAGATTGCCCACCTGGCCTCGAATACAATGCTGAGACTCAGGTGTGTGACTACCCTGCGTCTGCTGGCTGTAGCGTCTCTTCTGGTAAAAGTGACAGTGCAAGCAAACTCACCAGGTCAAATACCCCTCCACCCGAATGCCCCTTCCCCGCCGATCCAGTAAATGTTGTACAGTTTCCCAATCCTGACAACTGCAGCACCTTCTACAAGTGCAGCCTCGACGGAGAACCTGTCCTGATCGCATGTCCAGAAGGCCTCGAGTACAATGCTGAGGCTCAGGTGTGTGACTACCCTGCATCTGCTGGCTGCAGCGTCTCTTCTGGTAACAGTGGCAGCGCAAGCAAACCAGCTGGGACATCAAACACTCCTCCACCTGAATGTCCCTACCCTGCTGACCCTAATGTTGTAGTCCATTTCCCCAACCCCGATGATTGTAGCTCCTTCTACAAGTGCGGCCTCGATGGAATACCCGTGCTGATCCCCTGCCCAGATGGCCTCGAGTGGAATGACGAAGCAGATTATTGTGACTACCCCGAATCTGCTGGCTGCAGCGTCTCTTCTGGTAACAGTGGTAGCGTGGGCATACCAGCCGGAAACTCGAAGACTCCGCCACCTGAATGTCCCTCTCCCGCCGACCCAGAAaatgtcgtgcagtttccaaacccTGATGACTGCAGTACCTTCTACAAGTGCGACCTCGATGGAACTGCAGTGCTGCAAGATTGCCCACCTGGCCTCGAATACAATGCTGAGGCTCAGGTGTGTGACTACCCTGCGTCTGCTGGCTGCTCTGTAGCCAAGAAATGA
- the LOC126251462 gene encoding uncharacterized protein LOC126251462 isoform X3 has product MAGNVLLAVLSVAALLTSAHGTNLSLNKQVKGNYPACSVPSGPFVNPTDCTTYYQCIGDGIVLVRPCPSGLHFNRKTAQCDYPENAKCEVSSSSDGAGTSANNETPSGSSSLPECPYPADPNVVVHFPNPEDCSSFYKCGLDGKPVLIPCPAGLEWNDEADACDYPESAGCSVSSGGSGSGGKPAGNSNTPPPECPFPADPVNVVQFPNPDNCSTFYKCSLEGEPVLIACPEGLEYNAEAQVCDYPASAGCSVSSGKSGSASKLTRSNTPPPECPFPADPVNVVQFPNPDNCSTFYKCSLEGEPVLIACPEGLEYNAEAQVCDYPASAGCSVSSGKSDSAGKLTRSNTPPPECPFPADPVNVVQFPNPDNCSTFYKCSLDGEPVLIACPEGLEYNAEAQVCDYPASAGCSVSSGNSGSASKPAGTSNTPPPECPYPADPNVVVHFPNPDDCSSFYKCGLDGIPVLIPCPDGLEWNDEADYCDYPESAGCSVSSGNSGSVGIPAGNSKTPPPECPSPADPENVVQFPNPDDCSTFYKCDLDGTAVLQDCPPGLEYNAETQVCDYPASAGCSVSSGKSDSASKLTRSNTPPPECPFPADPVNVVQFPNPDNCSTFYKCSLDGEPVLIACPEGLEYNAEAQVCDYPASAGCSVSSGNSGSASKPAGTSNTPPPECPYPADPNVVVHFPNPDDCSSFYKCGLDGIPVLIPCPDGLEWNDEADYCDYPESAGCSVSSGNSGSVGIPAGNSKTPPPECPSPADPENVVQFPNPDDCSTFYKCDLDGTAVLQDCPPGLEYNAEAQVCDYPASAGCSVAKK; this is encoded by the exons GAAATGTGCTGCTCGCCGTGCTGTCCGTCGCTGCGCTGCTGACGTCCGCTCATGGGACGAACCTCTCGCTTAACAAGCAA GTGAAGGGCAACTATCCGGCTTGTTCAGTCCCGTCTGGTCCCTTCGTAAACCCTACCGACTGCACAACGTACTACCAATGCATTGGGGATGGCATCGTCTTAGTGCGGCCCTGCCCATCTGGACTCCACTTCAACCGCAAAACCGCCCAGTGCGATTACCCAGAGAATGCTAAGTGTGAAGTATCCTCTTCTTCTGACGGAGCGGGCACATCAGCCAACAATGAGACACCCAGTGGCTCTTCTTCTTTACCTGAATGTCCTTACCCTGCTGATCCAAATGTTGTTGTCCATTTTCCCAATCCTGAGGACTGCAGCAGCTTCTATAAGTGTGGTCTCGATGGAAAACCGGTGTTGATACCCTGCCCAGCAGGTCTCGAGTGGAATGACGAAGCAGACGCCTGCGACTACCCCGAATCTGCCGGCTGCAGCGTCTCTTCTGGTGGCAGTGGCAGTGGGGGCAAACCAGCCGGTAACTCTAATACTCCTCCACCTGAATGTCCCTTTCCCGCCGATCCAGTGAATGTTGTACAGTTTCCCAACCCTGACAACTGCAGCACCTTCTACAAGTGTAGCCTCGAAGGAGAACCTGTCCTGATTGCGTGTCCAGAAGGTCTAGAATACAATGCTGAGGCTCAG GTGTGTGACTACCCTGCGTCTGCTGGCTGCAGCGTCTCTTCTGGTAAAAGTGGCAGCGCAAGCAAACTAACCAGGTCAAATACCCCTCCACCTGAATGCCCCTTCCCCGCCGATCCAGTAAATGTTGTACAGTTTCCCAACCCTGACAACTGCAGCACCTTCTACAAGTGTAGCCTCGAAGGAGAACCTGTCCTGATCGCGTGTCCAGAAGGCCTCGAGTACAATGCTGAGGCTCAGGTGTGTGACTACCCTGCGTCTGCTGGCTGCAGCGTCTCTTCTGGTAAAAGTGACAGTGCAGGCAAACTCACCAGGTCAAATACCCCTCCACCTGAATGCCCCTTCCCCGCCGATCCAGTAAATGTTGTACAGTTTCCCAATCCTGACAACTGCAGCACCTTCTACAAGTGCAGCCTCGACGGAGAACCTGTCCTGATCGCATGTCCAGAAGGACTCGAGTACAATGCTGAGGCTCAGGTGTGTGACTACCCTGCATCTGCTGGCTGCAGCGTCTCTTCTGGTAACAGTGGCAGCGCAAGCAAACCAGCTGGGACATCAAACACTCCTCCACCTGAATGTCCCTACCCTGCTGACCCTAATGTTGTAGTCCATTTCCCCAACCCCGATGATTGTAGCTCCTTCTACAAGTGCGGCCTCGATGGAATACCTGTGCTGATCCCCTGCCCAGATGGCCTCGAGTGGAATGACGAAGCAGATTATTGTGACTACCCCGAATCTGCTGGCTGCAGCGTCTCTTCTGGTAACAGTGGTAGTGTGGGCATACCAGCCGGAAACTCGAAGACTCCGCCACCTGAATGTCCCTCTCCCGCCGACCCAGAAaatgtcgtgcagtttccaaacccTGATGACTGCAGTACCTTCTACAAGTGCGACCTCGATGGAACTGCAGTGCTGCAAGATTGCCCACCTGGCCTCGAATACAATGCTGAGACTCAGGTGTGTGACTACCCTGCGTCTGCTGGCTGTAGCGTCTCTTCTGGTAAAAGTGACAGTGCAAGCAAACTCACCAGGTCAAATACCCCTCCACCCGAATGCCCCTTCCCCGCCGATCCAGTAAATGTTGTACAGTTTCCCAATCCTGACAACTGCAGCACCTTCTACAAGTGCAGCCTCGACGGAGAACCTGTCCTGATCGCATGTCCAGAAGGCCTCGAGTACAATGCTGAGGCTCAGGTGTGTGACTACCCTGCATCTGCTGGCTGCAGCGTCTCTTCTGGTAACAGTGGCAGCGCAAGCAAACCAGCTGGGACATCAAACACTCCTCCACCTGAATGTCCCTACCCTGCTGACCCTAATGTTGTAGTCCATTTCCCCAACCCCGATGATTGTAGCTCCTTCTACAAGTGCGGCCTCGATGGAATACCCGTGCTGATCCCCTGCCCAGATGGCCTCGAGTGGAATGACGAAGCAGATTATTGTGACTACCCCGAATCTGCTGGCTGCAGCGTCTCTTCTGGTAACAGTGGTAGCGTGGGCATACCAGCCGGAAACTCGAAGACTCCGCCACCTGAATGTCCCTCTCCCGCCGACCCAGAAaatgtcgtgcagtttccaaacccTGATGACTGCAGTACCTTCTACAAGTGCGACCTCGATGGAACTGCAGTGCTGCAAGATTGCCCACCTGGCCTCGAATACAATGCTGAGGCTCAGGTGTGTGACTACCCTGCGTCTGCTGGCTGCTCTGTAGCCAAGAAATGA
- the LOC126251462 gene encoding uncharacterized protein LOC126251462 isoform X5 produces the protein MAGNVLLAVLSVAALLTSAHGTNLSLNKQVKGNYPACSVPSGPFVNPTDCTTYYQCIGDGIVLVRPCPSGLHFNRKTAQCDYPENAKCEVSSSSDGAGTSANNETPSGSSSLPECPYPADPNVVVHFPNPEDCSSFYKCGLDGKPVLIPCPAGLEWNDEADACDYPESAGCSVSSGGSGSGGKPAGNSNTPPPECPFPADPVNVVQFPNPDNCSTFYKCSLEGEPVLIACPEGLEYNAEAQVCDYPASAGCSVSSGKSDSAGKLTRSNTPPPECPFPADPVNVVQFPNPDNCSTFYKCSLDGEPVLIACPEGLEYNAEAQVCDYPASAGCSVSSGNSGSASKPAGTSNTPPPECPYPADPNVVVHFPNPDDCSSFYKCGLDGIPVLIPCPDGLEWNDEADYCDYPESAGCSVSSGNSGSVGIPAGNSKTPPPECPSPADPENVVQFPNPDDCSTFYKCDLDGTAVLQDCPPGLEYNAETQVCDYPASAGCSVSSGKSDSASKLTRSNTPPPECPFPADPVNVVQFPNPDNCSTFYKCSLDGEPVLIACPEGLEYNAEAQVCDYPASAGCSVSSGNSGSASKPAGTSNTPPPECPYPADPNVVVHFPNPDDCSSFYKCGLDGIPVLIPCPDGLEWNDEADYCDYPESAGCSVSSGNSGSVGIPAGNSKTPPPECPSPADPENVVQFPNPDDCSTFYKCDLDGTAVLQDCPPGLEYNAEAQVCDYPASAGCSVAKK, from the exons GAAATGTGCTGCTCGCCGTGCTGTCCGTCGCTGCGCTGCTGACGTCCGCTCATGGGACGAACCTCTCGCTTAACAAGCAA GTGAAGGGCAACTATCCGGCTTGTTCAGTCCCGTCTGGTCCCTTCGTAAACCCTACCGACTGCACAACGTACTACCAATGCATTGGGGATGGCATCGTCTTAGTGCGGCCCTGCCCATCTGGACTCCACTTCAACCGCAAAACCGCCCAGTGCGATTACCCAGAGAATGCTAAGTGTGAAGTATCCTCTTCTTCTGACGGAGCGGGCACATCAGCCAACAATGAGACACCCAGTGGCTCTTCTTCTTTACCTGAATGTCCTTACCCTGCTGATCCAAATGTTGTTGTCCATTTTCCCAATCCTGAGGACTGCAGCAGCTTCTATAAGTGTGGTCTCGATGGAAAACCGGTGTTGATACCCTGCCCAGCAGGTCTCGAGTGGAATGACGAAGCAGACGCCTGCGACTACCCCGAATCTGCCGGCTGCAGCGTCTCTTCTGGTGGCAGTGGCAGTGGGGGCAAACCAGCCGGTAACTCTAATACTCCTCCACCTGAATGTCCCTTTCCCGCCGATCCAGTGAATGTTGTACAGTTTCCCAACCCTGACAACTGCAGCACCTTCTACAAGTGTAGCCTCGAAGGAGAAC CTGTCCTGATCGCGTGTCCAGAAGGCCTCGAGTACAATGCTGAGGCTCAGGTGTGTGACTACCCTGCGTCTGCTGGCTGCAGCGTCTCTTCTGGTAAAAGTGACAGTGCAGGCAAACTCACCAGGTCAAATACCCCTCCACCTGAATGCCCCTTCCCCGCCGATCCAGTAAATGTTGTACAGTTTCCCAATCCTGACAACTGCAGCACCTTCTACAAGTGCAGCCTCGACGGAGAACCTGTCCTGATCGCATGTCCAGAAGGACTCGAGTACAATGCTGAGGCTCAGGTGTGTGACTACCCTGCATCTGCTGGCTGCAGCGTCTCTTCTGGTAACAGTGGCAGCGCAAGCAAACCAGCTGGGACATCAAACACTCCTCCACCTGAATGTCCCTACCCTGCTGACCCTAATGTTGTAGTCCATTTCCCCAACCCCGATGATTGTAGCTCCTTCTACAAGTGCGGCCTCGATGGAATACCTGTGCTGATCCCCTGCCCAGATGGCCTCGAGTGGAATGACGAAGCAGATTATTGTGACTACCCCGAATCTGCTGGCTGCAGCGTCTCTTCTGGTAACAGTGGTAGTGTGGGCATACCAGCCGGAAACTCGAAGACTCCGCCACCTGAATGTCCCTCTCCCGCCGACCCAGAAaatgtcgtgcagtttccaaacccTGATGACTGCAGTACCTTCTACAAGTGCGACCTCGATGGAACTGCAGTGCTGCAAGATTGCCCACCTGGCCTCGAATACAATGCTGAGACTCAGGTGTGTGACTACCCTGCGTCTGCTGGCTGTAGCGTCTCTTCTGGTAAAAGTGACAGTGCAAGCAAACTCACCAGGTCAAATACCCCTCCACCCGAATGCCCCTTCCCCGCCGATCCAGTAAATGTTGTACAGTTTCCCAATCCTGACAACTGCAGCACCTTCTACAAGTGCAGCCTCGACGGAGAACCTGTCCTGATCGCATGTCCAGAAGGCCTCGAGTACAATGCTGAGGCTCAGGTGTGTGACTACCCTGCATCTGCTGGCTGCAGCGTCTCTTCTGGTAACAGTGGCAGCGCAAGCAAACCAGCTGGGACATCAAACACTCCTCCACCTGAATGTCCCTACCCTGCTGACCCTAATGTTGTAGTCCATTTCCCCAACCCCGATGATTGTAGCTCCTTCTACAAGTGCGGCCTCGATGGAATACCCGTGCTGATCCCCTGCCCAGATGGCCTCGAGTGGAATGACGAAGCAGATTATTGTGACTACCCCGAATCTGCTGGCTGCAGCGTCTCTTCTGGTAACAGTGGTAGCGTGGGCATACCAGCCGGAAACTCGAAGACTCCGCCACCTGAATGTCCCTCTCCCGCCGACCCAGAAaatgtcgtgcagtttccaaacccTGATGACTGCAGTACCTTCTACAAGTGCGACCTCGATGGAACTGCAGTGCTGCAAGATTGCCCACCTGGCCTCGAATACAATGCTGAGGCTCAGGTGTGTGACTACCCTGCGTCTGCTGGCTGCTCTGTAGCCAAGAAATGA
- the LOC126251462 gene encoding uncharacterized protein LOC126251462 isoform X2, translating to MAGNVLLAVLSVAALLTSAHGTNLSLNKQVKGNYPACSVPSGPFVNPTDCTTYYQCIGDGIVLVRPCPSGLHFNRKTAQCDYPENAKCEVSSSSDGAGTSANNETPSGSSSLPECPYPADPNVVVHFPNPEDCSSFYKCGLDGKPVLIPCPAGLEWNDEADACDYPESAGCSVSSGGSGSGGKPAGNSNTPPPECPFPADPVNVVQFPNPDNCSTFYKCSLEGEPVLIACPEGLEYNAEAQVCDYPASAGCSVSSGKSGSASKLTRRSNTPPPECPFPADPENVVQFPNPDDCSTFYKCDLDGTAVLQDCPAGLEYNAETQVCDYPASAGCSVSSGKSGSASKLTRSNTPPPECPFPADPVNVVQFPNPDNCSTFYKCSLEGEPVLIACPEGLEYNAEAQVCDYPASAGCSVSSGNSGSASKPAGTSNTPPPECPYPADPNVVVHFPNPDDCSSFYKCGLDGIPVLIPCPDGLEWNDEADYCDYPESAGCSVSSGNSGSVGIPAGNSKTPPPECPSPADPENVVQFPNPDDCSTFYKCDLDGTAVLQDCPPGLEYNAETQVCDYPASAGCSVSSGKSDSASKLTRSNTPPPECPFPADPVNVVQFPNPDNCSTFYKCSLDGEPVLIACPEGLEYNAEAQVCDYPASAGCSVSSGNSGSASKPAGTSNTPPPECPYPADPNVVVHFPNPDDCSSFYKCGLDGIPVLIPCPDGLEWNDEADYCDYPESAGCSVSSGNSGSVGIPAGNSKTPPPECPSPADPENVVQFPNPDDCSTFYKCDLDGTAVLQDCPPGLEYNAEAQVCDYPASAGCSVAKK from the exons GAAATGTGCTGCTCGCCGTGCTGTCCGTCGCTGCGCTGCTGACGTCCGCTCATGGGACGAACCTCTCGCTTAACAAGCAA GTGAAGGGCAACTATCCGGCTTGTTCAGTCCCGTCTGGTCCCTTCGTAAACCCTACCGACTGCACAACGTACTACCAATGCATTGGGGATGGCATCGTCTTAGTGCGGCCCTGCCCATCTGGACTCCACTTCAACCGCAAAACCGCCCAGTGCGATTACCCAGAGAATGCTAAGTGTGAAGTATCCTCTTCTTCTGACGGAGCGGGCACATCAGCCAACAATGAGACACCCAGTGGCTCTTCTTCTTTACCTGAATGTCCTTACCCTGCTGATCCAAATGTTGTTGTCCATTTTCCCAATCCTGAGGACTGCAGCAGCTTCTATAAGTGTGGTCTCGATGGAAAACCGGTGTTGATACCCTGCCCAGCAGGTCTCGAGTGGAATGACGAAGCAGACGCCTGCGACTACCCCGAATCTGCCGGCTGCAGCGTCTCTTCTGGTGGCAGTGGCAGTGGGGGCAAACCAGCCGGTAACTCTAATACTCCTCCACCTGAATGTCCCTTTCCCGCCGATCCAGTGAATGTTGTACAGTTTCCCAACCCTGACAACTGCAGCACCTTCTACAAGTGTAGCCTCGAAGGAGAACCTGTCCTGATTGCGTGTCCAGAAGGTCTAGAATACAATGCTGAGGCTCAGGTGTGTGACTACCCTGCGTCTGCTGGCTGCAGCGTCTCTTCTGGTAAAAGTGGCAGCGCAAGCAAACTAACAAGAAGGTCAAATACTCCGCCACCTGAATGCCCCTTCCCCGCCGATCCAGAGaatgtcgtgcagtttccaaacccTGATGACTGCAGTACCTTCTACAAGTGCGACCTCGATGGAACTGCAGTGCTGCAAGATTGCCCAGCTGGCCTCGAATACAATGCTGAGACTCAGGTGTGTGACTACCCTGCGTCTGCTGGCTGCAGCGTCTCTTCTGGTAAAAGTGGCAGCGCAAGCAAACTAACCAGGTCAAATACCCCTCCACCTGAATGCCCCTTCCCCGCCGATCCAGTAAATGTTGTACAGTTTCCCAACCCTGACAACTGCAGCACCTTCTACAAGTGTAGCCTCGAAGGAGAACCTGTCCTGATCGCGTGTCCAGAAGGCCTCGAGTACAATGCTGAGGCTCAG GTGTGTGACTACCCTGCATCTGCTGGCTGCAGCGTCTCTTCTGGTAACAGTGGCAGCGCAAGCAAACCAGCTGGGACATCAAACACTCCTCCACCTGAATGTCCCTACCCTGCTGACCCTAATGTTGTAGTCCATTTCCCCAACCCCGATGATTGTAGCTCCTTCTACAAGTGCGGCCTCGATGGAATACCTGTGCTGATCCCCTGCCCAGATGGCCTCGAGTGGAATGACGAAGCAGATTATTGTGACTACCCCGAATCTGCTGGCTGCAGCGTCTCTTCTGGTAACAGTGGTAGTGTGGGCATACCAGCCGGAAACTCGAAGACTCCGCCACCTGAATGTCCCTCTCCCGCCGACCCAGAAaatgtcgtgcagtttccaaacccTGATGACTGCAGTACCTTCTACAAGTGCGACCTCGATGGAACTGCAGTGCTGCAAGATTGCCCACCTGGCCTCGAATACAATGCTGAGACTCAGGTGTGTGACTACCCTGCGTCTGCTGGCTGTAGCGTCTCTTCTGGTAAAAGTGACAGTGCAAGCAAACTCACCAGGTCAAATACCCCTCCACCCGAATGCCCCTTCCCCGCCGATCCAGTAAATGTTGTACAGTTTCCCAATCCTGACAACTGCAGCACCTTCTACAAGTGCAGCCTCGACGGAGAACCTGTCCTGATCGCATGTCCAGAAGGCCTCGAGTACAATGCTGAGGCTCAGGTGTGTGACTACCCTGCATCTGCTGGCTGCAGCGTCTCTTCTGGTAACAGTGGCAGCGCAAGCAAACCAGCTGGGACATCAAACACTCCTCCACCTGAATGTCCCTACCCTGCTGACCCTAATGTTGTAGTCCATTTCCCCAACCCCGATGATTGTAGCTCCTTCTACAAGTGCGGCCTCGATGGAATACCCGTGCTGATCCCCTGCCCAGATGGCCTCGAGTGGAATGACGAAGCAGATTATTGTGACTACCCCGAATCTGCTGGCTGCAGCGTCTCTTCTGGTAACAGTGGTAGCGTGGGCATACCAGCCGGAAACTCGAAGACTCCGCCACCTGAATGTCCCTCTCCCGCCGACCCAGAAaatgtcgtgcagtttccaaacccTGATGACTGCAGTACCTTCTACAAGTGCGACCTCGATGGAACTGCAGTGCTGCAAGATTGCCCACCTGGCCTCGAATACAATGCTGAGGCTCAGGTGTGTGACTACCCTGCGTCTGCTGGCTGCTCTGTAGCCAAGAAATGA